A stretch of Mytilus edulis chromosome 11, xbMytEdul2.2, whole genome shotgun sequence DNA encodes these proteins:
- the LOC139493949 gene encoding uncharacterized protein (The sequence of the model RefSeq protein was modified relative to this genomic sequence to represent the inferred CDS: added 207 bases not found in genome assembly) produces MPRYKRKSVQQSKKDLKRKNDARDFESETVSKKAVYKLSSDFLEVFKIPEGFKIPIVHQQQRTGSESKSASTSEQQYTTSDKQPSTSPQQSTSSVKRPSIWEQPSTNSKKRPSSSQQSSTSSNKPPSSFQQSSTSSNKPPSSSQQSSTSSVNQASPFDSSVDQSSKSRANYFAMYKRLQRKSKHMKAKEKQARENKNLNPLWKKNQTERETKTRQDKRLDPLYKEGETERETKIRKEKRLDKTYKKIETLRDSKDRKDKRLNPFYKKCETERETKTRRGKRSDPLIKKCETERETKTRQDKRLDPLYKEGETERETKIRKEKRLDKTYKKIETLRDSKDRKDKRLNPFYKKCETERETKTRRGKRSDPLIKKCETERETKTRWDKRSYPLYKEGETERETKTRQDKRLDPLYKEGETERETKIRKEKRLDKTYKKIETLRDSKDRKDKRLNPFYKICETGRETKTRRDKRSDPLIKKCETERETKTRQDKRLDPLYKEGETERETKIRKEKRLDKTYKKIETLRDSKDRKDKRLNPFYKKCETGRETKTRRGKRLDPLYKEGETERETTCRKQKRLSVSSNITNVIEKFHSTVNNGPIYVCTSCQQLWYKHSVRKFKSVFPSADVDVIQNCPQTASVDDTVWICSTCQSHLKKGKIPPSSTMNKMTFPEQGILKKMNHLELSYVSVLLPFMKIHQEPRGKQKFIHGNMVLVPANISSTVTNLPRMTSETATIKATLKRRLKYQHHVYCLNVRQELVHQAAEFLKTTPLYKAHNVTINSEWTYSGNVDISSEEMTETDHEQVDIEDGNTNNNDVADGALQDNDGTNKASEPSKVNEQDGNNESYDSDEDDKWSEVDENELMSGQADTLLTAPDFVEPAERQLIYNFATGEGQIPVSVFMEENAEELAFPGIFCGTKRPSNKDRSINVSYGEIVKAELRNVDRRAAGSIENIFFKTKKIQMKTLLDQTQLALRKVNLKDKKLTVKDVRGTAAIDLIHHDKAYKFLTKIRGSPPYFEQVSKELFALIRQIGPATFFLTLSAAETRWLHLLRILGKVVDKKDYTDNELNNLSWQEKCRLIQSEPITCARHFDFCVQKFITEFLLTQAQPLGDIKDYFYRIEYQQRGSPHVHMMVWCSDAPKFCEDSDDDVCAYIDRFITCRLPDESESELFDLVSLQSHKHTKTCRKKGKKTCRFGFPKPPLKKTTILHPLEPPNFSKDEIARHKSVWISIKKELDNIGDDENTTICLLLDKLELTYEKYILAIRASIKSATVFLKRSPQEVRVNNYNTNILKGWRANLDVQFVLDVFACATYVASYITKSQRGMSELLRKASDEARKGNQTLTEQIKTVGNHFLNAVEIGAQEAAYICLQLPMKKSSRQTIFLNTSPPEERVSLLKPSTLLDKMEDEDDDIECGNIFSRYCDRPRTMENMTLTEYAAYYDDSPGRLEFRRNTKGSKTKTVLPEPNIEKNDDEVENEEIDVSKDSRQYRKRKKARIIRSVHFDIKTDSEKYYRELLVLYSSWRNENDLKKSCNSFNERYLEIKDEVETERELYEPFREIVEDAQQIINQGVEDSWDEIAPQTEMQNAMDKDNRTDPKDTGIENYDIGIDLGLQPSNQEQELNRDFELPDQEFRCHLRKLNKEQLEFVYDAIHILKTSEEPIYWFLSGGAGVGKSYVTKALYQMAVKFYSKQAGEDFSSNKVMLLAPTGKAAYHIHGNTIHSALKVPVNQKLQYKQLSSAALNTLRNQIGEVNLIFIDEISMVGFNMLNFIHQRLMEVTQN; encoded by the exons GCTTCAACATCTGAGCAACAATACACTACTTCAGACAAGCAACCTTCAACATCGCCACAACAATCTACTAGCTCAGTCAAGCGACCTTCAATATGGGAACAACCATCTACTAACTCAAAAAAGCGACCTTCATCATCTCAGCAGTCATCTACTAGCTCAAATAAGCCACCTTCATCATTTCAGCAGTCATCTACTAGCTCAAATAAGCCACCTTCGTCATCTCAGCAATCATCTACTAGCTCAGTTAACCAAGCTTCACCATTTGATAGCTCTGTTGATCAG aGCAGCAAAAGTAGAGCAAACTATTTTGCCATGTACAAAAGATTACAAAGGAAAAGCAAACATATGAAGGCAAAAGAAAAGCAGGCAAGAGAAAATAAAAACCTAAACCCCCTGTGGAAGAAAAATCAAACAGAGAGAGAGACTAAAACTCGACAGGATAAACGATTAGATCCATTGTATAAGGAAGGTGAAACTGAAAGAGAAACTAAAATTAGGAAAGAAAAACGATTAGATAAAACATACAAGAAAATTGAAACATTAAGAGATTCAAAAGATCGTAAGGATAAACGTTTGAatccattttataaaaaatgtgaaacagaAAGAGAAACGAAAACTCGACGGGGTAAACGTTCAGATCCATTGATTAAGAAATGTGAAACTGAAAGAGAAACTAAAACTCGACAGGATAAACGTTTAGATCCATTGTATAAGGAAGGTGAAACTGAAAGAGAAACTAAAATTAGGAAAGAAAAACGATTAGATAAAACATACAAGAAAATTGAAACATTAAGAGATTCAAAGGATCGTAAGGATAAACGTTTGAatccattttataaaaaatgtgaaacagaAAGAGAAACGAAAACTCGACGGGGTAAACGTTCAGATCCATTGATTAAGAAATGTGAAACTGAAAGAGAAACTAAAACTCGATGGGATAAACGTTCATATCCATTGTATAAGGAAGGTGAAACTGAAAGAGAAACTAAAACTCGTCAGGATAAACGTTTAGATCCATTGTATAAGGAAGGTGAAACTGAAAGAGAAACTAAAATTAGGAAAGAAAAACGATTAGAtaaaacatataagaaaattgaAACATTAAGAGATTCAAAAGATCGTAAGGATAAACGTTTGAATCCATTTTATAAAATATGTGAAACAGGAAGAGAAACTAAAACTCGACGGGATAAACGTTCAGATCCATTGATTAAGAAATGTGAAACTGAAAGAGAGACTAAAACTCGTCAGGATAAACGTTTAGATCCATTGTATAAGGAAGGTGAAACTGAAAGAGAAACTAAAATTAGGAAAGAAAAACGTTTAGAtaaaacatataagaaaattgaAACATTAAGAGATTCAAAAGATCGTAAGGATAAACGTTTGAatccattttataaaaaatgtgaaacaggAAGAGAAACTAAAACTCGACGGGGTAAACGTTTAGATCCATTGTATAAGGAAGGTGAAACTGAAAGAGAAACTACATGTAGAAAGCAGAAAAGACTCTCTGTTTCATCAAACATAACAAATGTGATTGAAAAGTTCCATTCAACTGTAAATAATGGACCAATATATGTTTGTACAAGCTGTCAACAACTTTGGTATAAACATAGTGTAAGAAAATTCAAATCTGTTTTTCCCAGTGCTGATGTAGATGTGATTCAGAATTGTCCACAAACTGCAAGTGTAGATGACACTGTATGGATATGCAGTACCTGTCAGTCACATCTGAAGAAAGGAAAAATTCCTCCTTCATCAACTATGAATAAAATGACTTTCCCAGAGCAAGGAATATTGAAGAAAATGAATCATTTAGAATTGTCATATGTATCTGTTCTTTTGCCTTTCATGAAAATTCATCAAGAACCTCGTGGAAAACAAAAATTCATTCATGGCAATATGGTTTTGGTACCTGCAAATATTTCAAGTACAGTGACAAATCTGCCACGAATGACATCTGAAACAGCCACTATTAAGGCAACATTGAAAAGAAGGTTAAAGTATCAGCACCATGTATATTGTTTGAATGTTCGTCAGGAACTTGTACACCAAGCAGCTGAGTTTTTAAAAACTACTCCTTTATATAAAGCTCATAATGTAACTATCAACAGTGAGTGGACTTATAGTGGAAATGTTGATATTTCTTCAGAAGAAATGACTGAAACTGATCATGAACAAGTGGACATTGAAGATGGCAACACAAATAACAACGATGTTGCTGATGGAGCATTACAAGATAATGATGGTACCAATAAGGCTTCTGAACCAAGTAAAGTTAATGAGCAAGATGGTAACAATGAAAGTTATGATAGCGATGAGGATGACAAATGGAGTGAGGTTGATGAAAATGAGTTAATGTCAGGACAGGCTGATACTTTACTCACAGCCCCAGATTTCGTTGAACCAGCTGAGAGACAACTTATATACAACTTTGCTACAGGAGAGGGGCAAATTCCTGTTAGTGTATTTATGGAGGAGAATGCAGAAGAATTAGCATTTCCTGGGATATTTTGTGGTACAAAGCGTCCATCGAACAAAGACAGATCAATAAATGTAAGTTATGGGGAAATAGTCAAAGCAGAATTGCGCAATGTTGATAGAAGAGCTGCAGgttcaattgaaaatatcttttttaagacGAAAAAGattcaaatgaaaacattacTTGACCAGACTCAGTTAGCTTTAAGGAAAGTTAACCTAAAAGATAAGAAATTAACTGTGAAGGATGTACGTGGTACAGCAGCAATTGATCTCATTCACCATGACAAAGCATACAAGTTTCTCACCAAAATTAGAGGTTCCCCACCATATTTTGAGCAAGTAAGCAAGGAACTATTTGCTCTTATCAGACAAATTGGACCTGCaacgttttttttaacattatcagCTGCTGAAACAAGGTGGTTACATCTACTTAGAATACTTGGAAAAGTAGTAGACAAGAAAGATTATACTGATAACGAGTTGAACAATTTGAGCTGGCAGGAGAAGTGTAGGTTGATACAGTCTGAGCCAATAACATGTGCACGACATTTTGACTTCTGTGTACAAAAATTTATCACAGAATTCTTATTAACGCAAGCTCAACCACTTGGGGATATTAAAGATTATTTTTACAGAATCGAATATCAACAGAGGGGCTCTCCCCATGTGCATATGATGGTGTGGTGCTCTGATGCACCAAAGTTTTGTGAAGATTCTGATGATGATGTGTGTGCATATATAGATCGTTTCATTACATGTAGATTACCAGATGAAAGTGAATCTGAACTGTTTGATTTAGTTAGCCTTCAGTCTCACAAACATACCAAAACATGCAggaaaaaaggcaaaaaaactTGCAGATTTGGTTTTCCCAAGCCTCCTTTAAAGAAGACAACTATTCTTCATCCTCTTGAACCTCCAAACTTTTCAAAAGATGAAATAGCAAGGCATAAAAGTGTTTGGATTTCAATTAAGAAAGAACTAGATAACATTGGAGATGATGAAAATACTACAATTTGCTTGCTTCTGGATAAATTAGAATTGACCTATGAAAAATATATCTTGGCCATCAGAGCTTCAATAAAATCTGCTACAGTGTTTCTAAAACGTTCTCCTCAAGAGGTTCGTGTCAACAACTATAATACTAATATCTTAAAAGGTTGGAGAGCAAACTTAGATGTTCAATTTGTGTTGGATGTGTTTGCATGCGCAACTTATGTAGCATCATATATCACAAAGTCCCAGCGAGGAATGAGCGAACTCTTAAGAAAGGCCTCAGATGAAGCAAGGAAAGGAAATCAGACTCTAACAGAACAAATAAAAACAGTTGGCAACCATTTCTTAAATGCAGTTGAGATTGGGGCTCAAGAAGCTGCATACATATGTCTTCAATTGCCTATGAAGAAATCTTCTCgacaaacaatttttttgaacACAAGTCCGCCAGAAGAACGTGTTTCTCTATTAAAGCCGTCAACTTTACTTGATAAAATGGAGGATGAAGATGATGATATAGAGTGTGGTAATATTTTCAGCAGATACTGTGATAGGCCAAGAACAATGGAAAATATGACACTAACAGAATATGCAGCATATTATGATGATTCTCCAGGTAGACTTGAATTTCGGAGAAATACAAAGGGAAGCAAAACTAAAACTGTCTTGCCTGAAccaaacattgaaaaaaatgatgaTGAGGTTGAGAATGAGGAAATTGATGTTTCCAAGGATTCTAGacaatacagaaaaagaaaaaaagccaGAATTATACGCTCGGTGCACTTTGATATTAAAACAGATTCAGAGAAGTACTACAGAGAATTGTTGGTTTTGTACTCTTCCTGGAGAAAtgaaaatgatttgaaaaaatcCTGCAACTCTTTCAATGAGAGATATTTAGAAATCAAAGATGAAGTAGAAACAGAACGTGAACTTTATGAACCATTCAGGGAAATTGTTGAGGATGCCCAGCAGATAATAAATCAGGGTGTTGAAGATTCATGGGATGAAATAGCACCTCAAACAGAGATGCAAAATGCTATGGACAAAGACAATAGAACTGATCCAAAGGACACTGGAATTGAAAATTATGACATTGGAATTGACCTAGGTTTACAGCCCTCAAACCAAGAGCAAGAACTGAACAGAGATTTTGAATTGCCAGATCAGGAATTTAGATGTCACCTTCGAAAACTCAATAAAGAACAACTAGAATTTGTATATGATGCAATTCATATTCTGAAAACAAGTGAAGAACCTATTTATTGGTTTCTTAGTGGAGGAGCTGGTGTGGGAAAAAGCTATGTTACAAAAGCTTTATACCAAATGGCTGTTAAATTCTACAGTAAACAAGCTGGGGAAGATTTCTCTTCCAACAAAGTAATGCTGTTAGCTCCAACTGGCAAGGCTGCCTATCACATTCATGGCAATACAATTCACAGTGCACTAAAAGTACCTGTTAATCAAAAGCTACAATATAAACAATTATCTTCAGCTGCATTGAATACATTACGAAATCAGATAGGTGAAGTTAATTTAATCTTCATTGATGAAATTTCAATGGTTGGGTTTAACATGCTAAACTTTATTCACCAGCGTTTAATGGAAGTAacacaaaactag